The window ACTGTATGTAAGTATGGAAATCGTTATCTGTCGTTTTAAGGCTGTTAACAATGAAGTCAAAAAAATAGGGGCGAAGGGGGTTAAAAATCCCCTCCAAATAAAGCTTCAAAAACGACGGGGAAACTGACATTTTTACGCGCAAAACGACCAGAGGTAGGGTAAATAGTTATGCAAAATCAAACTGAGTGCATAATCGCGTTTTTGCGTTATAGAATAAGCTGAAAGGATTTAGCTTTTGCCTTTAAACTGTGTTAATGTATAAAAACAGACGCAGATGACTATTTTTAAAGCGATAAATAATTTTTGTTTTTAACTTGCTGATAATATTAGAGTATTGATGAAATTTAGCCTTATTATGCTTAGAACATTTGTAGCGAAATTAAGGTTCGGGTATACTGTTTTCCCGTCCTGTTATATCCATCATCTTTTAAACCTAAACTTTCAGGTTCAGCATGAAAACTAATTATATTTTTGTGACCGGCGGGGTCGTATCCTCTCTGGGTAAAGGCATTGCCGCAGCCTCGTTGGCGGCTATACTCGAAGCCCGTGGACTCAACGTGACGATTATGAAACTGGATCCCTACATTAACGTAGACCCAGGCACAATGAGCCCAACCCAACACGGGGAAGTTTTCGTTACAGAAGACGGCGCTGAAACTGACTTAGATTTGGGTCATTATGAGCGTTTTATCCGTACTAAAATGACACGCCGTAATAATTTTACGACTGGACGTGTCTACTCTGAAGTTCTGCGCAAAGAACGCCGTGGCGACTACTTAGGCGCTACAATTCAAGTTATTCCACATATCACGAATGAAATTAAAGACCGCATTATCCGCGGTGGTGAAGGCCATGACGTTGTTCTCGTTGAAATCGGCGGAACCGTGGGGGATATTGAGTCTCTGCCATTCCTTGAAGCTATTCGTCAAATGGCGGCAGAAGTCGGTCGTGAGCACACGCTATACCTGCACTTAACCTTAGTGCCATACCTTGCAGCGGCGGGTGAAGTGAAAACCAAACCGACACAACATTCTGTGAAAGAATTGCTGTCTATTGGTATTCAACCTGATGTATTAATTTGCCGCTCAGATCGTGTGATCCCTGCCAATGAACGTGCGAAAATTGCGTTATTCTGTAATGTACCAGAAAAAGCCGTTATTTCACTGAAAGATGTTGATTCGATTTATAAAATTCCAGCCTTATTAAAATCACAAGGTTTGGATGAATACATCTGTAACCGTTTCCGCATCGAGGCGCCTGAAGCGAATCTGTCTGAGTGGGAACAAGTTATTTACGAGGAAGCCAACCCAGCAGGTGAAGTCACTATCGGGATGGTGGGTAAATACGTTGAGTTACCTGATGCGTATAAATCAGTTATCGAAGCATTGAAACACGGTGGTTTGAAAAACCGCTTAACCGTGAATATCAAGTTAATTGATTCGCAAGATATCGAAACCCGTGGCGTTGAACTGCTAAAAGGTCTGGATGCAATTTTAGTTCCAGGCGGCTTTGGTGAGCGCGGCGTAGAAGGGAAAATTCTGACAGCGCAATATGCACGTGAGAATAAGATTCCTTATTTAGGTATTTGTTTGGGTATGCAAGTTGCGTTGATTGAATTTGCACGTAATGTTGCCAATATGGCAGAGGCAAATTCAACAGAATTCAAAGCAGATTGTAAATATCCAGTTGTTGCGCTGATTACCGAATGGCGTGATGAAGAGGGTAACCTTGAAGTGCGTTCTGAAGAGAGCGACCTTGGCGGGACAATGCGTGTTGGTGGTCAACCATGTCATTTAGTCAATGGCAGCTTAGTGCGTGAAATGTATGGTGCTGAAACCATCGTTGAACGTCATCGTCACCGTTATGAAGTGAACAATTTATTGCTGAAACGCATTGAAGATGCAGGTCTAAAAATTGCGGGTCGTTCAGTGGATAATAAACTGGTGGAAATTATCGAAATCCCAAATCACCCTTGGTTTGTGGCTTGCCAATTCCATCCAGAGTTCACCTCGACCCCAAGAGATGGTCACCCGTTATTTGCAGGTTTTGTTAAAGCCGCTGGTAAGTACCAGAAAGGTGAGTTGAAATAAGATATGGGGAAGTCGGCGCAATAGCACCAACTTCCCGAAATTTAACTTGTACTGAGGAAAACCTAATGTCCAAAATTGTTAAAGTGATCGGCCGTGAAATCATTGACTCTCGTGGTAACCCAACTGTTGAAGCTGAAGTTCATTTAGAAGGTGGCTTTGTTGGTTTAGCTGCTGCACCATCAGGTGCATCTACAGGTTCTCGCGAAGCTCTCGAACTGCGTGACGGTGATAAAGCACGTTTTCTGGGTAAAGGTGTTCTGAAAGCTGTTGATGCGGTTAATGGCCCAATCGCAGAAGCTCTGATTGGTAAAGATGCAAAAGATCAAGCTAACATCGATAAAATCATGATTGATCTTGATGGCACTGAAAACAAATCTAAATTTGGTGCGAACGCAATTCTGGCTGTTTCTTTAGCGAACGCAAAAGCGGCAGCAGCGGCAAAAGGTATGCCTCTGTATGAGCATATTTCTGACCTGAATGGAACCCATGGCCAATATTCTATGCCTCTGCCAATGATGAATATCATCAACGGTGGTGAGCACGCAGATAACAACGTCGACATCCAAGAGTTTATGATCCAACCTGTTGGTGCACCAACTCTGAAAGAAGCTGTCCGCATGGGCTCTGAAATTTTCCATCACTTAGCAAAAGTACTGAAGTCTAAAGGTATGAACACGGCTGTTGGTGATGAAGGTGGTTATGCACCTAACTTAGAATCTAACGCAGCAGCGTTAGCAGCGATTAAAGAAGCGGTTGAACAAGCGGGTTATGTGTTAGGTAAAGACGTAACTTTAGCGATGGACTGTGCAGCGTCTGAGTTCTTCAATTCAGAAACAGGTAACTATGAGCTGAAAGGTGAAGGCAAAACTTTCACTTCACAAGAGTTCACACATTACTTAGAAGAGCTGACTAAACAATACCCAATCGTTTCTATCGAAGATGGTCTGAACGAATCAGACTGGGATGGTTTCGCATACCAAACTAAAGTTCTTGGCGATAAAATCCAACTGGTTGGTGACGACCTGTTTGTGACGAATACTAAGATCCTAAAAGAAGGTATCGATAAAGGTATCGCTAACTCAATCCTGATCAAGTTCAACCAAATTGGTTCACTGACAGAAACGTTAGCTGCAATTAAAATGGCGAAAGATGCAGGCTATACCGCTGTTATCTCTCACCGTTCAGGCGAAACTGAAGATGCAACCATTGCAGATTTAGCGGTAGGTACAGCGGCTGGTCAAATCAAAACAGGTTCAATGAGCCGTTCTGACCGTGTTGCGAAATACAACCAATTAATCCGTATTGAAGAAGCATTAGGTAAAAATGCACCATTCAATGGTCTAAAAGAAGTAAAAGGCCAAGCATAATTATTGGGCATAATTAAGAAGGAAGCCGAGTGCTTCCTTTTTTTATATCTAAATAATCACTGTGTTTGCATGATACCTAATTGTTAATGGTAAGTGCTGATCAAGTTGCGACGCAGACATTACCCATCCCCCATGCTTAGATAGATGCACTGAAATAGTAATTATTTACAACTTTAAATACTTCGGTATTTGCGAGTAAATAGTCAGGTTTTTTGGAATTAATACAAAATAACCGAAAATTATCCGGTATAGATCGCACTTTTAATTCATCCACATTTTCATTCCATTCAATTAACTCTATATTTCAGACCTCGCAAATAAATATTAACAATAATACTCGAAAACAATTTGCTTCCGAGCTATGGAGTTTTACATGGATGCTTCTGAATCTTTAACACCGGCAGTAAGTCCAACTCCCGCGAATAAGCGTGGTTGGATCATTTTAGCTGTTGATATTGTGTTGCTAATCCTGCTTTTGAAATACCTACCGTTTGATGAAAAAGCGAATGCAGGGCTGGCAATGATGGTTTTCATTGGTGTGCTTTGGTTAACTGAAGCCATACACGTTACGGTGACTGCATTATGCATTCCTATTTTGGCCGTTGGTCTTGGGCTAATGAATACAGGGGATGCCCTTAAATCTTTCGCTAATCCAATTATATTTCTCTTCTTTGGTGGATTTGCACTTGCCACGGCCTTGCATATTCAAGGCTTAGATAGGCTTATTGCAAATCGCTTATTAATGGCGGCCCGTGGACGTCTTTCTGTTGCGGTATTATTGCTTTTTGGTGTGACGGCAGGTCTGTCGATGTGGATCAGTAACACGGCAACGGCTGCAATGATGCTACCACTTGTTCTTGGTATTTTATCCAACCTTGATGTGCGCCATGAACGTAATACGTTCGTCTTTGTGCTACTTGGTGTGGCTTACAGTGCCAGTATTGGTGGATTGGGAACCATTGTCGGGAGCCCACCGAATGCGATAGCAGCTTCAGCACTGGGCTTGGATTTCCTTTCTTGGATGAAATACGGCATCCCGATTATGGTTGTATTATTGCCGATGATGTTTGTCCTGATGTACATGATGTTACGCCCAAATCTTAAACATCGCTTTGAAATTGAATTAGAACATGTTAAGTGGAATGGTAAACGTGTTACAGCAATGATTATTTTCTTGCTGGCAGTGGTTTGCTGGATCACGAGTACATTTATCAGTGATGCGTTAGGGGGCGTGAAAGATTTAGACACCATTATTGCTATGATCGCGGCGATTTTAATTGGTATTACAGGTGTCGCGAGCTGGTCTCAGATCCAAAAAAATACAGAGTGGGGCGTATTGATGCTGTTTGGTGGTGGTTTAACACTGAGCGCAATCTTAAGTTCTTCTGGTGCAAGTAAAATTATGGCGGACTGGATGCAGCTAACATTTGGTGCAAGCCATTGGTTTGTTATTATTCTGGCCGTCACAACCTTCATTATTATTTTAACTGAGTTTACCAGTAACACTGCCAGTGCGGCTCTATTAGTGCCTATCTTCGCTACCGTGGCTGAAGCATTGGGGATGCCAGTGATTGTCTTGACAATGATTATTGGTATCGGTGCATCGTGTGCCTTTATGTTGCCAGTGGCTACACCGCCTAATGCGATTGTGTTTGGTTCTGGTTATATTCGCCAAATAGAAATGGTTAGAGTGGGAGCCGTATTGAACGTTGCTTGCATCATTGTGATTTCACTGTTTGCTTGGTTCATCTGGATGTAACCTAAGAAAAATTATCATACCTTACGGCCTCTTTTTTGAGGCCGTTTTACATTGTTGTGCTGCTTTTAGATATTATTTGGGGGTGGATGCGACAAGTGCTTGTAGATTTTTCCCTAACTGAATAACTCCTGTATTTGAAAGTGAAATTTCACTGTTGCCACGCAATGAAAAATTCATTGTTTTAATTACCCCATGTATATCGATTTTATTTTGTGGGCAAAGAAAATCATCTTTACATTGATACTGATGACTTTCTAACGTTATTGAGCGCCCGGTTAACTTTGTATGTTCATCTAATTCTAAGAGATTTCCTTGTATATGAGGGATATCTGTTTTGAATTTAGAACCGTATTTTATAACGCCTTCACTGGGAGAAAGCGTGCCACTGCCTGATGCGCTTATATAATTTTGCAAGGCAGCGTTAATATTGAGATTGTTTTGCAGTTTTATATGGTCAGCAAAAATATTCATTTTAGATAATTGAATAGGATTGCTATGTTGTTGGCTTATGCTGATTAGACTGGCCGGCTGGATTGAAAATTTAAGGTTGCTGTAGTCCTCCTGTTTTTTTGGTTCAAGTTGTTTATTATCTTTATTTCTGGTGTATTGTGGTTCTAGTTTGCCCGCGACCAAAGACAGGCTATTAATATTATTTACGGTTCCATTTTTCCATGAAATACCATTTGGATTAGCTATAACCAGGTTCGTCCGTTGTCCTTTTATACCTATTACCCCCTGAATATGGCTTTCTTCTATACCCGTGACTTCCGCCAGTATCAGTTTTGCAGCAGCGTTATGAAGTTTATTATTACTCGTAATATCATTATTAAAAATTAAACCATGTTCGTTTGAAGATAACGTTTCGAATGTATTAAAAGAAATGTGATTTTTAAGCGGAGTGTTGATATCGATAATTTTTGCTTGGTTAATATTAATGTCATTAGCGTGTGTAGTGAGTGGTGAAAATAACAGTAAAACAAAGATTGTTTTCTTGACTATTAATTTCATATTTAAGCTCCTTGCTATGGGTGAATTCCTTTATGGATAATGAGTATAAGTGTTAATTGATTTCTTAATGCAATCAAAAAATATATACCACCAATAAAAAGTGTTAAGTTAATAGCGTATTGATGAGCCACGGTGTTTATCGAAATTAAGGTTTTGCTGACTATCACTCAAAGGCGTCCGGGTTTTGTATCTTTATTGCGCTATTTAGAGAATAAGAGCACTTTGCCCGTGACTTCACGCAATTATCGAAGTGCATCAAGTGAAATGGCGAGAGCGAACAATGGTTAGTGGGCGTAAAAGATAAAGTTACCCGCGGTGAGATAGGTGTATTGATATTGCATGCCATCAAAAATTAAGAATAAAAAAAAGAGCCACATTGCTGTGGCTCTTCAGACTGCTGACAAACATAACATGTTTGGCGGCAGGTTGGATAGGTTTTGAAAATAAACAGGGAAAATCAATATATTGATTTTCGCCTGATAACACAAAGTGGGAAAAACCACGCTTTTTCCCGCTTTGTCAACAACCTCAAGAGCCACATTGCTGTGGCTCTTAGGTTGTCTTTATATTACTTATCAGCCACTAATGCGCTGTTGGCGGATGGCTGTGTTCAATGTCTTCAGACTTCTTAGAGAAGCGGCGACGGATCACCACGAAGAACACAGGAACAAAGAAAATGGCTAGCGATGTCGCAGCGAACATACCACCGAGAACCCCTGTACCGACTGAGTTCTGAGAGGCTGAACCTGCACCATTACTAAACACTAGTGGGATAACACCTAACATAAATGCTAATGATGTCATCAGGATTGGCCGTAAACGCATCTTAACTGCATCCAGTGTCGCTTCAACTAACCCTTTCCCTTCTTTTTCCATTAGATCTTTGGCGAACTCAACAATCAAGATTGCGTTTTTCGCCGATAGCCCGATGGTTGTTAAGAGACCAACTTTAAAGTAAACGTCATTATCTAATCCACGCACGCTGGTAAAGAGTAGTGCACCGATAATCCCCAGTGGAACCACTAGCATAACGGAGAATGGTACAGACCAGCTTTCATACAGTGCGGCCAAACAGAGGAATACCACTATCAAGGAAATCGCATACAATGCAGGGGCTTGGTTACCTGCTAAACGCTCTTGATAGGACATACCCGTCCACTCATAACCAATACCTTCCGGTAGGTTTTCCGTGGTGAGTTTTTCCATTAATAGCATCGCATCACCCGTACTTTGTCCCGGTGCGGCTTGGCCCTGAATGTTCATTGAAGGTACCCCGTTATAACGCTCTAAACGTGGTGAACCAAACTTCCAAGGGTCTTTAGATTCGTCTAAGAAAGTAGAGAACGGAACCATTTTGCCTTGGTTATTACGAACATACAGATTGCTAATATCGGATGGCAACATACGACTTTCGGCATCACCTTGTACGTAAACTTTCTTAACACGACCACGGTCGATAAAGTCATTGACATAAGTTCCACCAAAGACGGAACTGAGTGTTGCGTTTATATCACTAATTGCGACACCTTGTGCCTGAGCTTTTTGTTGGTCAATGTAGATACGGTACTGTGAGGTATCATCTTGCCCGTTAGGACGAACACCTTGGAGCATTTCTGGATGCTGAGCGGCTAAACCGAGCAATTGGTTACGCGCTTGCATCAGTTTATCATGCCCTAAGTTAGCTTTATCCACTAACTCAAAGTCAAAACCATCTGCGGTACCTAACTCAACAATAGCGGGTAGGTTAAAGGCGTAAATCAGTGCCTCTTGTTTTTTGGACATCGCGATATTTGCGCGTTGTACAATCGCATCAACATGGTTTTCAGCACCTTTACGTTCGCTCCAGTTTTTCAGAACGATAAAGGCGAGACCCATATTTTGACCTTGACCAGCGAAACTAAAGCCTCCAACGGTAAAGACAGATTCAACATTATCTTTTTCGTCAGTATGATAATAGTTATTCACTTCATCCAATACGGCTTGTGTCTGTTCTTGTGTTGATCCTGGTGGTAATTGAACCATGGACAGGAATACACCTTGGTCTTCTGCGGGTAAGAAGGAAGACGGTAAACGAACAAACATAAATGCCATGCCAGCCACTAAAATGAGGTAAATCACAAGATAACGACCAGTGCCGTTAAGCATACGACTTACACTGTCTGTATAGTGGTGGGCTTGCTTTTCAAACGTTTTATTAAACCATCCAAAGAACCCTGTTTGGCTACCATGGCTGCCTTTTTCAATGGGCTTTAACATTGTTGCACACAGTGCTGGCGTTAAGATCATTGCGACCAGTACTGATAGGATCATGGACGATACAATGGTAATGGAGAACTGACGGTAAATAGCCCCCGTAGAACCACCAAAGAAGGCCATTGGGACAAATACCGCAGACAGAACCATTGCAATACCGACTAATGCACCTTGGATTTGACCCATTGATTTTTTGGTCGCTTCTTTCGGTGATAAGCCTTCTTCTTGCATAACACGTTCAACGTTCTCGACAACAACGATGGCGTCATCAACGAGTAGACCGATGGCGAGTACCATCGCGAACATGGTCAAGGTGTTTATCGAATAACCAAATGCCGATAAGATGGCAAATGTCCCCAGCAATACGACTGGAACGGCAATCGTTGGGATCAATGTGGCGCGAATGTTCTGAAGGAACAAATACATAACCACAACAACTAACATGATTGCTTCAACTAACGTTTTAACAACCTCGTTAATCGAGATTTTAACGAATGGCGTTGTATCGTATGGGTAAACAATTTCTAACCCTTGAGGGAAGAACGGTTTCATCTCATCGAGTGCAGCACGCACGTTGTTAGACGTATCTAACGCGTTCGCCCCTGTCGCTAGTTTGATACCGATACCCGCGGCTGGTTTGCCGTTAAAACGCGCAATCGTACTGTAGTTTTCCGCACCTAATTGAACGTCAGCAACATCTTTAATACGAACTTGCGAACCATCTTGGTTAACACGTAGTAAGATATTGGAGAACTCTTCTGCATTGTTTAAGCGCGTCTGTGCAATGATTGAGACGTTTAAACGTTGGTTTGCAATTGACGGTGACCCACCGAGCTGTCCAGCTGCAACTTGGTTATTCTGAACCTTGATTGCATTAATGACGTCGGTTGTTGTCATGTTGTATTTAACCAGTTGCTCGGGTTTCAACCAAATACGCATTGCATATTGGGTACCGAATAACTGTGTTTCACCCACACCATTTACACGGCTTAATGGGTCTTTAATGTTCGAACCAACGTAGTCGGCAATGTCATATTGGCCCATCGAGCCATCGTTAGACACGAAACCGGCAACCATCAAGAACGAACTTGTTGATTTATCAACACTGATACCTTGCTGCTGAACTTCTTGTGGCAGCAATGGCATCGCCAATTGCAGTTTATTTTGCACCTGTACTTGTGCGATATCGCCATCAGTTCCTGCTTCAAAGGTCAACGTAATTCTTGCAGAACCAGATGAGTCACTGTCCGATGACATATATACTAAGTTATCGATACCGTTCATGTTCTGTTCGATAACCTGAGTTACTGTGTTTTGTACCGTCTCGGCATCCGCTCCCGGATAGTTAGCTGAAATAGAAACAGCTGGCGGTGCGATAGTCGGGTACTGAGAAACTGGTAACTGGATAATTGCCAACAGACCAGCAAGCATGGTGATAATCGCAATTACCCACGCAAAAATTGGTCTTTCTATAAAAAACTTAGGCATTAATCAGCCGCTCCCTTATTTAGACTTTTCTTCAGGTTTAGCCTGATTGTCTATGGATTGCGTTTCTAAGTTTGCTTCCTTAGGATTCACAACAATTCCTGGTTTGATTTTCTGTAAGCCAATGACGACAACGCGATCACCTGCTTGTAGGCCATCTTTAATCAGCCATTTGTTGCCAACTGCTTGTCCAGCTTTAACCGTTCTGACTTCAATTTTATTCTCTGCGCCAACAACCATGACTTGAGAAGTACCTTGAGCAGTACGAGATAACCCTTGCTGAGGAACCAAAATTGCATTTTCAACAACGCCATCTTCTAAAATTGCACGGACAAACATTCCTGGAAGTAACTCTTTGTTCGGATTAGGGAAAACGGCTCTCATCGTGATGGAACCCGTGGTTTCATCAACGGTGACATCAGAGAACTCGAGTACACCTTTTTGTGCGTATTCTTGGCCATTGTTATTGATTAAACTAACAGGCGCTTGACCAGATTCTTTTAGCACAGCTCCTTTCGCTATCTCATTTTTTAGACGTAGGAAATCTTCGCTTGATTGCGTTACGTCAACATAGATAGGGTCAAGTTGCTGCACACGCATTAATTCGGTCGCTTGGCCTGCTGAGACTAATGCGCCTTCAGTCACATTCGATTTACCAGTACGGCCACTGATTGGCGCAGTCACTTTGGTATAGTTCAGGTTGATACGTGCCGTTTCAACAGCTGCTTCCGCTGCTTTGACGGCAGCAAGTGCTTGAGCATAGGTTGAAGTCGCTTGGTCGTATTCTTGCTGACTAATGTAGTTCGTTCCTAACAATGGTTTATAACGCTTCACCGTCAGGGCCGCGATATTTGCATTGGCTTGCGCTTTTGCAAGTTCTGCTTTTGCACTGTCATAGGTTGCTTGGAAAGGCGCGGGATCAATTTGATACAACGATGTTCCCGCTTCTACGTCGCTACCTTCTTTATAGTTCCTTTTTAAAATGATGCCGCTCACTTGTGGGCGAACCTCGGCAACGCGGAATGCAGATGTACGGCCTGGTAACTCGGTCTTGAGAGTCAGAGGTTCGGCTTTCAGCGTAACAATTCCTACTTCAGGCGCCGGGCGTTCTCCGCCACCTTGTTGTTCTTCGTTACAACCTGACAAAGCTAAGCCACCTGAAAGAACCAACAGGGCCAGAGGTAACACCCCTCTGTTTTTTCGCATAAGTTAACCTCAATTAATCAATATGAGTTCAAAACAAAAATAAGAAAAATAGTAAACAATATGATTTATCACTATGCTATAGTACAAACATACACGAATGTA of the Providencia rettgeri genome contains:
- the pyrG gene encoding glutamine hydrolyzing CTP synthase, which gives rise to MKTNYIFVTGGVVSSLGKGIAAASLAAILEARGLNVTIMKLDPYINVDPGTMSPTQHGEVFVTEDGAETDLDLGHYERFIRTKMTRRNNFTTGRVYSEVLRKERRGDYLGATIQVIPHITNEIKDRIIRGGEGHDVVLVEIGGTVGDIESLPFLEAIRQMAAEVGREHTLYLHLTLVPYLAAAGEVKTKPTQHSVKELLSIGIQPDVLICRSDRVIPANERAKIALFCNVPEKAVISLKDVDSIYKIPALLKSQGLDEYICNRFRIEAPEANLSEWEQVIYEEANPAGEVTIGMVGKYVELPDAYKSVIEALKHGGLKNRLTVNIKLIDSQDIETRGVELLKGLDAILVPGGFGERGVEGKILTAQYARENKIPYLGICLGMQVALIEFARNVANMAEANSTEFKADCKYPVVALITEWRDEEGNLEVRSEESDLGGTMRVGGQPCHLVNGSLVREMYGAETIVERHRHRYEVNNLLLKRIEDAGLKIAGRSVDNKLVEIIEIPNHPWFVACQFHPEFTSTPRDGHPLFAGFVKAAGKYQKGELK
- the eno gene encoding phosphopyruvate hydratase — encoded protein: MSKIVKVIGREIIDSRGNPTVEAEVHLEGGFVGLAAAPSGASTGSREALELRDGDKARFLGKGVLKAVDAVNGPIAEALIGKDAKDQANIDKIMIDLDGTENKSKFGANAILAVSLANAKAAAAAKGMPLYEHISDLNGTHGQYSMPLPMMNIINGGEHADNNVDIQEFMIQPVGAPTLKEAVRMGSEIFHHLAKVLKSKGMNTAVGDEGGYAPNLESNAAALAAIKEAVEQAGYVLGKDVTLAMDCAASEFFNSETGNYELKGEGKTFTSQEFTHYLEELTKQYPIVSIEDGLNESDWDGFAYQTKVLGDKIQLVGDDLFVTNTKILKEGIDKGIANSILIKFNQIGSLTETLAAIKMAKDAGYTAVISHRSGETEDATIADLAVGTAAGQIKTGSMSRSDRVAKYNQLIRIEEALGKNAPFNGLKEVKGQA
- a CDS encoding SLC13 family permease, with protein sequence MDASESLTPAVSPTPANKRGWIILAVDIVLLILLLKYLPFDEKANAGLAMMVFIGVLWLTEAIHVTVTALCIPILAVGLGLMNTGDALKSFANPIIFLFFGGFALATALHIQGLDRLIANRLLMAARGRLSVAVLLLFGVTAGLSMWISNTATAAMMLPLVLGILSNLDVRHERNTFVFVLLGVAYSASIGGLGTIVGSPPNAIAASALGLDFLSWMKYGIPIMVVLLPMMFVLMYMMLRPNLKHRFEIELEHVKWNGKRVTAMIIFLLAVVCWITSTFISDALGGVKDLDTIIAMIAAILIGITGVASWSQIQKNTEWGVLMLFGGGLTLSAILSSSGASKIMADWMQLTFGASHWFVIILAVTTFIIILTEFTSNTASAALLVPIFATVAEALGMPVIVLTMIIGIGASCAFMLPVATPPNAIVFGSGYIRQIEMVRVGAVLNVACIIVISLFAWFIWM
- a CDS encoding filamentous hemagglutinin N-terminal domain-containing protein, with amino-acid sequence MKLIVKKTIFVLLLFSPLTTHANDININQAKIIDINTPLKNHISFNTFETLSSNEHGLIFNNDITSNNKLHNAAAKLILAEVTGIEESHIQGVIGIKGQRTNLVIANPNGISWKNGTVNNINSLSLVAGKLEPQYTRNKDNKQLEPKKQEDYSNLKFSIQPASLISISQQHSNPIQLSKMNIFADHIKLQNNLNINAALQNYISASGSGTLSPSEGVIKYGSKFKTDIPHIQGNLLELDEHTKLTGRSITLESHQYQCKDDFLCPQNKIDIHGVIKTMNFSLRGNSEISLSNTGVIQLGKNLQALVASTPK
- a CDS encoding efflux RND transporter permease subunit, with the protein product MPKFFIERPIFAWVIAIITMLAGLLAIIQLPVSQYPTIAPPAVSISANYPGADAETVQNTVTQVIEQNMNGIDNLVYMSSDSDSSGSARITLTFEAGTDGDIAQVQVQNKLQLAMPLLPQEVQQQGISVDKSTSSFLMVAGFVSNDGSMGQYDIADYVGSNIKDPLSRVNGVGETQLFGTQYAMRIWLKPEQLVKYNMTTTDVINAIKVQNNQVAAGQLGGSPSIANQRLNVSIIAQTRLNNAEEFSNILLRVNQDGSQVRIKDVADVQLGAENYSTIARFNGKPAAGIGIKLATGANALDTSNNVRAALDEMKPFFPQGLEIVYPYDTTPFVKISINEVVKTLVEAIMLVVVVMYLFLQNIRATLIPTIAVPVVLLGTFAILSAFGYSINTLTMFAMVLAIGLLVDDAIVVVENVERVMQEEGLSPKEATKKSMGQIQGALVGIAMVLSAVFVPMAFFGGSTGAIYRQFSITIVSSMILSVLVAMILTPALCATMLKPIEKGSHGSQTGFFGWFNKTFEKQAHHYTDSVSRMLNGTGRYLVIYLILVAGMAFMFVRLPSSFLPAEDQGVFLSMVQLPPGSTQEQTQAVLDEVNNYYHTDEKDNVESVFTVGGFSFAGQGQNMGLAFIVLKNWSERKGAENHVDAIVQRANIAMSKKQEALIYAFNLPAIVELGTADGFDFELVDKANLGHDKLMQARNQLLGLAAQHPEMLQGVRPNGQDDTSQYRIYIDQQKAQAQGVAISDINATLSSVFGGTYVNDFIDRGRVKKVYVQGDAESRMLPSDISNLYVRNNQGKMVPFSTFLDESKDPWKFGSPRLERYNGVPSMNIQGQAAPGQSTGDAMLLMEKLTTENLPEGIGYEWTGMSYQERLAGNQAPALYAISLIVVFLCLAALYESWSVPFSVMLVVPLGIIGALLFTSVRGLDNDVYFKVGLLTTIGLSAKNAILIVEFAKDLMEKEGKGLVEATLDAVKMRLRPILMTSLAFMLGVIPLVFSNGAGSASQNSVGTGVLGGMFAATSLAIFFVPVFFVVIRRRFSKKSEDIEHSHPPTAH
- a CDS encoding efflux RND transporter periplasmic adaptor subunit; this translates as MRKNRGVLPLALLVLSGGLALSGCNEEQQGGGERPAPEVGIVTLKAEPLTLKTELPGRTSAFRVAEVRPQVSGIILKRNYKEGSDVEAGTSLYQIDPAPFQATYDSAKAELAKAQANANIAALTVKRYKPLLGTNYISQQEYDQATSTYAQALAAVKAAEAAVETARINLNYTKVTAPISGRTGKSNVTEGALVSAGQATELMRVQQLDPIYVDVTQSSEDFLRLKNEIAKGAVLKESGQAPVSLINNNGQEYAQKGVLEFSDVTVDETTGSITMRAVFPNPNKELLPGMFVRAILEDGVVENAILVPQQGLSRTAQGTSQVMVVGAENKIEVRTVKAGQAVGNKWLIKDGLQAGDRVVVIGLQKIKPGIVVNPKEANLETQSIDNQAKPEEKSK